The Cygnus olor isolate bCygOlo1 chromosome 33, bCygOlo1.pri.v2, whole genome shotgun sequence genome contains a region encoding:
- the LOC121062594 gene encoding butyrophilin subfamily 1 member A1-like: MQGLEQAAELAWRNFLLSHNRVKVTLDLDTAHPLLVLSQDKSSVRWETKWQQVPSVLERFDTSCCVLGREEFREGRHCWEVKVEGEKGKYSSLAVGVARASVKRKGEINMSPEEGIWAVQYNEGQIMSLTSPPTPLSLFPVPTRIWVCLDCTQWQVSFISADNRVEIFTFTAVSLKGESVRPWFWLGTNAQLCLRDSTL; the protein is encoded by the exons gaacaagctgcagagctgg CATGGAGAAATTTTCTGCTGTCTCATAATAGAG TGAAGGTGACCCTGGATCTGGACACGGCTCATCCCCTGCTTGTCCTGTCTCAGGACAAGAGCAGTGTGAGATGGGAAACTAAATGGCAGCAGGTGCCCAGTGTCCTGGAGAGATTTGACACTAGTTGCTGCGTGCTGGGCCGTGAGGAGTTCAGAGAGGGGAGGCATTGCTGGGAGGTGAAGgtagagggggagaagggaaagtaTTCAAGTTTGGCTGTGGGGGTGGCCAGGGCATCGgtgaagaggaagggggagatcAACATGAGCCCTGAAGAAGGGATCTGGGCTGTGCAGTACAATGAGGGGCAGATCATGTCTCTCACATCTCCTCCAACCCCCTTGTCCCTGTTCCCTGTCCCCACGAGGATCTGGGTCTGTCTGGACTGTACCCAGTGGCAGGTGTCTTTTATCAGTGCTGACAATCGTGTTGAGATCTTCACTTTCACAGCAGTCTCCTTGAAAGGGGAGAGCGTGCGCCCCTGGTTCTGGCTGGGGACGAATGCCCAGCTGTGCCTGAGGGACAGCACCCTGTAg